In one Corythoichthys intestinalis isolate RoL2023-P3 chromosome 16, ASM3026506v1, whole genome shotgun sequence genomic region, the following are encoded:
- the colgalt1a gene encoding procollagen galactosyltransferase 1, with protein sequence MTQRVALALLCLLSGLCTPSLGYFAEERWSPESPLLAPRVVLTLICRNSEHSLPYVLGAVERLDYPKERIAVWVATDHNEDNTTAILRDWLIKVQNLYHYVEWRPKEEPSQYEDEEGPKDWPDPRYEHVMKLRQVALESAREMWADYFMLMDCDNLLTNPKVLWSLMSENKTVIAPMLDSRGAYSNFWCGMTSQGYYKRTPAYMPMRKRVRKGCFAVPMVHSTFLIDLRKEASKQLAFHPPHPEYNWAFDDIIVFAYSARMADVQMFVCNRETYGYVPVPLRAHNTLQDEAESFMHCLLEVNVRHPPVLPSEHVPAPAKQPDKMGFDEVFMINLRRRSDRRERMLRALHEQEIDCKITEAVDGKALNMSDIQAMGIHMLPGYRDPYHGRPLTKGELGCFLSHYNIWKEIVKRGLLTSLVIEDDLRFEVFFKRRLMYLMSDIEDEGLDWDLIYIGRKRMQVDHSEKAVPNVHNLVEADYSYWTLGYMISLQGAKKLLKAEPLKRVLPVDEFLPIMFNKHPVSDYMEQFETRDLKAFSAEPLLVYPTHYTGDSGYISDTETSTVWDNEKIRTDWDRGRSGKTQEQAQLSTEAQNSDVLQSPLDSTARDEL encoded by the exons ATGACCCAACGCGTCGCCTTGGCTTTGCTATGCCTGTTGTCCGGCTTGTGCACGCCTTCGCTGGGCTACTTCGCCGAGGAGCGCTGGAGCCCGGAGTCTCCGCTGCTGGCTCCCCGGGTTGTCCTAACCCTCATCTGCCGCAACTCGGAGCACTCGCTGCCTTACGTGCTGGGAGCTGTGGAGCGCCTCGACTACCCTAAAGAGCGAATTGCCGTATG GGTGGCGACCGATCACAATGAGGACAACACCACGGCCATCTTGCGTGACTGGCTTATCAAAGTGCAAAATCTTTATCATTACGTGGAGTGGAGGCCAAAGGAGGAACCCAG CCAATACGAGGACGAAGAGGGTCCCAAGGACTGGCCGGACCCCCGTTACGAGCACGTCATGAAACTGCGGCAAGTTGCGCTGGAATCGGCCCGGGAGATGTGGGCCGATTACTTCATG TTGATGGACTGTGACAACCTGCTCACAAACCCAAAGGTCCTTTGGTCTCTCATGAGCGAGAATAAGACAGTCATCGCTCCCATGCTGGATTCCCGCGGGGCTTATTCCAACTTCTGGTGCGGAATGACCAGTCAG GGCTACTACAAGCGTACCCCGGCCTACATGCCCATGAGGAAGCGGGTGCGTAAGGGCTGCTTCGCTGTGCCGATGGTGCACTCTACTTTCCTGATAGACCTCAGGAAGGAGGCGTCCAAGCAGCTGGCCTTTCACCCACCACACCCGGAGTACAACTGGGCCTTCGACGACATTATCGTCTTTGCATATTCCGCTCGGATGGCAG ATGTGCAGATGTTTGTGTGTAACCGAGAGACGTACGGCTACGTCCCCGTGCCGCTGCGCGCCCACAATACCTTGCAAGACGAGGCCGAGAGCTTTATGCATTGCCTACTGGAGGTTAACG TGCGGCATCCTCCGGTGTTACCATCCGAACACGTTCCCGCTCCCGCCAAACAACCAGACAAAATGGGATTTGACGAG GTCTTCATGATCAACCTCCGGAGGCGGAGTGACCGAAGGGAGCGCATGCTGAGAGCTCTCCATGAGCAGGAGATTGACTGCAAGATCACAGAGGCTGTAGATGGAAA GGCTTTAAATATGAGTGATATCCAGGCTATGGGCATCCACATGCTGCCTGGATACAGGGACCCTTATCATGGCCGCCCGCTAACTAAAGGAGAGCTGGGATGCTTCCTTTCGCACTATAACATCTGGAAAGAG ATTGTCAAGCGCGGCCTGCTCACCTCACTGGTGATCGAGGACGACCTGCGCTTTGAAGTCTTCTTCAAACGACGTCTCATGTACTTGATGAGCGACATCGAGGATGAAGGACTCGACTGGGACCTCAT CTACATCGGACGCAAGCGAATGCAAGTGGACCACTCGGAGAAAGCGGTGCCCAACGTCCACAACCTGGTGGAAGCTGACTATTCCTATTGGACTTTAGGTTATATGATATCCTTGCAAGGAGCGAAGAAGCTGTTAAAGGCCGAGCCTTTAAAGAGGGTGCTGCCGGTGGATGAGTTTCTACCCATCATGTTTAATAAACACCCAGT GTCCGATTACATGGAACAGTTTGAGACGCGCGACCTGAAAGCCTTCTCAGCAGAGCCTTTGCTGGTCTACCCCACACACTACACGGGAGACTCTGGCTACATTAGCGACACGGAGACGTCCACCGTGTGGGACAACGAAAAAATCCGCACAGACTGGGACCGAGGACGCTCGGGCAAAACTCAGGAGCAGGCCCAGCTCAGTACCGAGGCCCAGAACTCTGACGTGCTACAGTCGCCCTTGGACAGCACGGCGCGGGATGAGCTATGA